A region of Bacillus solimangrovi DNA encodes the following proteins:
- a CDS encoding DNA-directed RNA polymerase subunit alpha C-terminal domain-containing protein → MNKPVKKKMYMLLFNRDQRSESDEIIYHMKLTDDTPIEKMQLTVRTYTILKQHGVHSVGQVRNLTMAEIQRMHNIHEKCIDELSELLKWL, encoded by the coding sequence GTGAACAAACCCGTGAAAAAGAAGATGTATATGTTACTATTCAATAGGGATCAACGAAGTGAATCAGATGAAATCATTTATCATATGAAACTAACAGACGATACGCCAATTGAGAAGATGCAACTAACTGTTCGTACATACACGATACTTAAACAACATGGTGTGCATTCGGTTGGGCAAGTGCGTAACTTAACGATGGCTGAGATTCAAAGGATGCATAATATCCATGAAAAATGTATAGATGAACTTTCGGAACTATTAAAATGGTTATAA
- the bshB2 gene encoding bacillithiol biosynthesis deacetylase BshB2 produces the protein MERHVLVIFPHPDDEAFGVSGSIALYRKQGIPVTYMCGTLGEMGRNLGQPPTATRESLPQIRKNELQEACKAVGIEDLRMLGLHDKTIEFEDEEKIIKMVSDAIDELNPSLIITFYPNYCVHPDHEAMASAVVEAVKRLPAHNRPVIHGVAFAHNSEQELGNPDIVRDVSEVIEQKKKAIYAHQSQVSGLSSAVKSREKVNDEQLFEWLKTERFWTYPLSHE, from the coding sequence ATGGAAAGGCATGTACTCGTTATTTTTCCACATCCAGACGATGAAGCGTTTGGCGTTTCTGGGTCAATAGCTTTATATCGAAAGCAAGGAATACCTGTCACATATATGTGTGGGACATTAGGAGAAATGGGGAGGAATTTGGGACAGCCGCCAACGGCAACCCGTGAATCTCTACCTCAAATTCGAAAAAATGAATTACAGGAAGCTTGTAAGGCTGTTGGGATAGAAGATTTGCGTATGCTTGGTCTACATGATAAAACGATCGAATTTGAAGATGAAGAAAAGATCATTAAAATGGTTTCAGATGCGATTGATGAACTAAATCCATCGTTAATCATAACATTCTATCCCAATTATTGTGTACATCCTGATCATGAAGCAATGGCTAGTGCAGTTGTCGAGGCAGTTAAACGTTTGCCAGCTCATAATCGGCCTGTTATTCACGGTGTAGCATTTGCTCATAACTCTGAACAAGAACTTGGAAATCCTGATATAGTTAGAGATGTTAGTGAAGTAATCGAACAGAAGAAAAAGGCAATATATGCACATCAATCACAAGTTTCAGGTCTTTCTTCCGCTGTGAAATCAAGAGAAAAGGTGAATGATGAACAATTATTTGAATGGTTAAAGACTGAGAGGTTCTGGACATATCCTTTATCTCATGAATAA